One segment of Luteolibacter rhizosphaerae DNA contains the following:
- a CDS encoding MlaE family ABC transporter permease, translating to MGLFRLLGGMVTGFLEYLGEVAMLIAEIAVSLVRGKIRWWMVMQQIAEIGYRSQPVVMITGAFTGAVLAAQSLFQFSTLGMETGAGALVSVAMLRELGPTITALMLAGRVGAAMAAEIGTMRVTEQVDALRSMGVHPVDYLVSPRLIAMLFAMPLLIGESAALGILASVAVGTGPFNVNAAYWMNQMGKYTDLSDVGISLIKGLVFGILIVCISCHQGMSASGGAVGVGRSTTRAMVYSALAILIFNFFLTLLLNVIFPAGLSAK from the coding sequence GTGGGACTTTTCCGGCTGCTCGGAGGCATGGTCACCGGCTTCCTCGAATACCTCGGGGAGGTCGCGATGCTGATTGCCGAGATCGCGGTTTCGCTGGTGCGCGGGAAGATCCGCTGGTGGATGGTGATGCAGCAGATCGCGGAGATCGGCTACCGCTCGCAACCGGTGGTGATGATCACCGGAGCCTTCACTGGAGCGGTGCTGGCGGCGCAATCCCTCTTCCAATTCAGCACGCTGGGGATGGAGACCGGAGCGGGGGCTCTGGTGAGCGTGGCGATGCTGCGGGAGTTGGGGCCGACGATCACGGCGCTGATGCTGGCGGGCCGGGTGGGCGCGGCGATGGCGGCGGAGATCGGCACGATGCGGGTGACGGAGCAGGTGGATGCGCTGCGCTCGATGGGCGTGCACCCGGTCGATTACCTGGTGAGCCCGCGCTTGATCGCGATGCTCTTCGCAATGCCGCTGCTGATCGGGGAATCTGCCGCGCTGGGGATCCTAGCCTCGGTGGCGGTGGGCACGGGCCCCTTCAATGTGAACGCCGCCTACTGGATGAACCAGATGGGCAAGTATACCGACCTGAGCGATGTGGGGATCTCCCTGATCAAGGGTTTGGTCTTCGGCATCCTGATCGTGTGCATCTCCTGCCACCAGGGGATGAGCGCGAGCGGCGGGGCGGTGGGCGTGGGGCGGAGCACGACGCGAGCGATGGTCTACTCCGCGCTGGCGATCCTGATCTTCAATTTCTTCCTGACCCTGCTGCTAAACGTGATCTTCCCGGCAGGGCTGAGCGCGAAGTAG
- a CDS encoding DUF58 domain-containing protein — protein MSSDSLKLPECMRLLPAETMGVMKRLEWYARRRMQGTLTGRHSSPDKGFSVEFAEHREYVPGDDPKDLDWRVIAKSDRNVIRQYIEETNLRATLAIDVSGSMSYTGDSAATVGDVPLSKLEYAKHLAAALSYLFVKQGDAAGLVTFDKEVRGFVRSGSRPSQVRRILEELHATEAGADTDVGKVLHGVAERIPKRGLVILISDLFDDPAKIIEALHHFDFRQHELVIFHLMAEEELTFPFKSFQRFKDLEGIEKMLRIDPQAVRAAYLEKVRDFVKRIDAACGKLRADYVAVNTKTPLRDTLLRYLGGRK, from the coding sequence ATGTCTTCGGATTCCCTCAAGCTTCCCGAGTGCATGCGTCTCCTGCCCGCGGAGACCATGGGCGTGATGAAGCGCCTGGAGTGGTACGCGCGCCGCCGCATGCAGGGCACGCTCACCGGGCGCCACAGCTCGCCGGACAAGGGCTTCTCGGTCGAGTTCGCCGAGCACCGCGAATACGTCCCGGGGGATGATCCCAAGGATCTCGACTGGCGCGTGATCGCGAAGAGCGATCGCAACGTCATTCGCCAGTACATCGAGGAGACGAACCTCCGCGCCACCCTGGCCATCGATGTCTCCGGCTCCATGAGCTACACCGGTGATTCCGCCGCCACGGTGGGGGATGTTCCTCTCTCGAAGCTGGAGTATGCCAAGCATCTCGCTGCGGCCCTCTCCTATCTCTTCGTGAAGCAGGGCGATGCCGCCGGGCTGGTGACTTTCGACAAGGAAGTCCGGGGCTTCGTCCGCTCCGGCAGCCGCCCGAGCCAAGTCCGGCGCATTCTTGAAGAGCTGCACGCCACCGAAGCCGGTGCGGACACCGACGTGGGCAAGGTCCTCCACGGCGTCGCCGAGCGCATCCCGAAACGCGGCCTCGTCATCCTCATCAGTGATCTCTTCGATGATCCGGCCAAGATCATCGAGGCTCTCCACCACTTCGATTTCCGCCAGCATGAGTTGGTGATCTTCCATCTCATGGCGGAGGAGGAACTCACCTTTCCCTTCAAGAGCTTCCAGCGCTTCAAGGATCTGGAGGGTATCGAGAAGATGCTCCGCATCGATCCGCAGGCCGTCCGCGCCGCCTATCTGGAGAAGGTGCGCGACTTCGTGAAGCGCATCGATGCTGCCTGCGGCAAGCTGCGTGCGGACTACGTGGCGGTGAACACGAAAACCCCGCTGCGGGATACCCTGCTGCGCTACCTGGGAGGCCGGAAGTAG
- a CDS encoding HAD-IA family hydrolase, translated as MTEPAIVRRSVAIRHPVWSSFGPLVTAGVVDFMRGHEMWRLVTGNRSYGEMEAVEIDRGWHGDGLILFRASEEELAAYRQRGQAVVLTSTEGPDLGFPRVIPDNAMIGRMAAEHLIECSVPHFAFLARGETFYREAEFAPGLRRYARERLAGYRARLAEYALEPSVHYLKGRPLWKEQTWREVETEVMAFLDLLPKPCGLFVADDSLGAVALRAADRLGLLVPAELAVIGFGDDPAYCFSTFPALSSIPYPGREVGRIAAELLWRQMKGESVTSGRTEIPLQDTILRESSDTLAIADPDIRELVRLIRLRAPHDALQVSELAELSTLSMTTIKSRFSSLLGHGPKQEIQRVRLRHLQRLLADSSLSLAEIARRMKFGSAHELSRFFLTETGQRPSDYREKLTLSSPRTGTKTVIFDMDGTLFDTEPLYCEAFRAAFAKQGGTLDREEYFRELMGRSNLSIETYLAAKATGSFDAARFSREWRREWKSILAAERLEVLPGVKELLEMLVEQGVRIGLASSSDREDIELSLEAAGLGSYFPIKAGGDEVKAGKPAPDVYLLACQRLGVEPATCIAIEDSRHGKAAALAAGMDVVWVTGLPDAPESRVRKVKTLAGLGEGDWKKLLGSTMDLRVL; from the coding sequence GTGACCGAGCCCGCCATCGTACGCCGCAGCGTCGCCATCCGCCATCCGGTATGGTCCTCCTTTGGCCCCTTGGTCACGGCCGGGGTGGTGGACTTCATGCGCGGCCATGAAATGTGGCGCCTCGTCACCGGGAACCGCTCTTATGGCGAGATGGAAGCGGTTGAGATCGACCGTGGCTGGCATGGCGACGGGCTGATCCTTTTCCGCGCCAGCGAGGAAGAACTCGCCGCCTACCGCCAACGCGGGCAAGCCGTCGTGCTCACCAGCACGGAAGGTCCCGACCTCGGTTTCCCCCGCGTCATTCCGGACAATGCGATGATCGGTCGCATGGCTGCGGAGCACTTGATCGAGTGCTCCGTGCCGCACTTCGCCTTCCTCGCCCGCGGCGAGACCTTCTACCGCGAAGCGGAGTTTGCCCCCGGCCTGCGCCGCTACGCCCGCGAGCGCTTGGCCGGCTATCGCGCCCGGCTCGCGGAGTATGCCTTGGAACCCTCGGTGCATTACCTGAAGGGCCGCCCGCTTTGGAAGGAGCAGACATGGCGCGAGGTGGAGACGGAGGTGATGGCCTTCCTCGATCTCCTGCCCAAGCCCTGCGGCCTCTTCGTCGCGGATGATTCGCTCGGCGCCGTTGCCTTGCGCGCGGCGGATCGCCTCGGCCTCCTCGTCCCGGCCGAACTCGCCGTCATCGGCTTCGGAGACGACCCCGCCTACTGCTTCTCCACCTTCCCCGCGCTCAGCAGCATTCCCTATCCCGGCCGCGAGGTCGGTCGCATCGCCGCCGAGCTGCTCTGGCGGCAGATGAAGGGGGAGTCCGTCACTTCAGGCCGCACCGAGATCCCGCTGCAGGACACGATTCTGCGCGAGTCCAGCGACACGCTCGCCATCGCCGATCCTGACATCCGCGAACTCGTGCGCCTGATCCGCCTCCGCGCCCCGCACGATGCCCTTCAAGTCTCCGAGCTCGCCGAACTCAGCACGCTCTCGATGACCACCATCAAGTCGCGCTTCTCTAGCCTCCTCGGCCACGGCCCCAAGCAAGAGATCCAGCGCGTGCGCCTCCGCCATCTCCAGCGTCTGCTCGCGGATTCCTCGCTCAGCCTCGCCGAGATCGCCCGCCGCATGAAGTTCGGCTCCGCCCATGAGCTCAGCCGCTTCTTTCTCACCGAGACCGGCCAGCGCCCCAGCGACTATCGCGAGAAGCTCACGCTTTCCTCACCGCGCACCGGGACCAAGACCGTCATCTTTGACATGGACGGCACCCTCTTCGATACCGAGCCGCTCTACTGCGAAGCCTTCCGCGCCGCCTTCGCGAAACAGGGCGGCACCCTCGACCGCGAGGAGTACTTCCGCGAACTCATGGGCCGTTCAAACCTCAGCATCGAGACCTACCTCGCGGCCAAAGCCACCGGCAGCTTCGATGCTGCCCGCTTCTCCAGGGAATGGCGCCGCGAATGGAAGTCCATCCTCGCTGCCGAGCGTCTCGAAGTCCTCCCCGGCGTGAAGGAGCTTCTCGAAATGCTCGTCGAGCAAGGCGTCCGCATCGGTCTCGCCAGCTCCAGCGACCGCGAGGATATCGAGCTCAGTCTCGAAGCCGCCGGCCTCGGTAGCTACTTCCCGATCAAGGCGGGCGGCGACGAAGTGAAAGCCGGCAAGCCCGCCCCCGACGTCTATCTACTCGCTTGCCAGCGCCTCGGCGTCGAGCCCGCCACCTGCATCGCCATCGAGGACAGCCGCCATGGCAAGGCCGCCGCCCTCGCCGCCGGCATGGATGTCGTATGGGTTACCGGATTGCCAGACGCTCCCGAATCCCGGGTGCGGAAAGTAAAAACCCTCGCCGGTCTCGGCGAGGGTGATTGGAAAAAACTCTTGGGAAGTACGATGGATCTCAGAGTTCTTTGA
- a CDS encoding HNH endonuclease: protein MIHTVRLALRVPKIIVLGLYEKLPRMEVRFTRRNVFLRDKHTCQYCAKIFTEAELNLDHVMPRDKGGRTTWENIVTSCIRCNTRKANKLPHEANMHPLRKPAAPRWRPMFGLRENAHSDESWTHFIDPDPAGVRLSA, encoded by the coding sequence ATGATCCATACCGTGCGCCTCGCGCTGCGTGTGCCGAAGATCATCGTCCTCGGCCTCTACGAAAAGCTGCCCCGCATGGAGGTTCGCTTCACCCGCCGGAATGTCTTCCTGCGCGACAAGCACACCTGCCAGTACTGTGCCAAAATCTTCACCGAGGCGGAACTCAATCTCGATCACGTGATGCCGCGCGACAAAGGCGGGCGCACCACGTGGGAAAACATTGTCACCTCCTGCATCCGCTGCAATACGCGCAAGGCGAACAAGCTTCCGCACGAGGCGAACATGCATCCGCTGCGCAAGCCCGCCGCCCCGCGCTGGCGCCCTATGTTCGGGCTCCGGGAAAACGCGCACTCGGACGAGAGTTGGACCCACTTCATTGATCCGGATCCGGCGGGGGTGAGACTGTCGGCCTAG
- a CDS encoding 3-keto-disaccharide hydrolase, with product MKFKTLICTLLFATPLAHAVEAGFTELFNGKDLSGWKRVNGNGEYKIEDGAIVGFGENVKSNTFLRTEKTYKDFDFRFEMKFDDLSGNSGMMFRGLQKEGNDGRVYGYQCEHDNGKGRAWTAGLYDEARRGWLEPKKGDKDTEEDKKAQADFTKQGQDLTKWDDWNEVRIVCKGKHIQIWLNGKERVDYTDEAKEFTPEGFFALQVHSGKSCKVRWRNIRIKEL from the coding sequence ATGAAGTTCAAAACCCTGATTTGCACCCTGCTTTTCGCGACTCCCCTCGCCCATGCGGTCGAGGCGGGTTTCACCGAACTTTTCAACGGCAAGGACCTGAGCGGTTGGAAGCGGGTGAACGGCAACGGCGAATATAAGATCGAGGATGGCGCGATCGTCGGCTTCGGCGAGAACGTGAAGTCGAACACCTTCCTGCGGACGGAGAAGACGTACAAAGATTTCGACTTCCGCTTCGAAATGAAGTTCGACGACCTGAGCGGCAACTCCGGGATGATGTTCCGCGGGCTGCAGAAGGAGGGCAATGACGGCCGGGTGTACGGCTACCAGTGCGAACACGACAACGGCAAGGGCCGGGCCTGGACGGCGGGCCTCTACGATGAAGCGCGCCGCGGCTGGCTGGAGCCGAAGAAGGGCGACAAGGACACCGAGGAGGACAAGAAGGCGCAGGCCGACTTTACCAAGCAGGGGCAGGATCTGACGAAGTGGGACGACTGGAACGAGGTGCGCATCGTCTGCAAGGGCAAGCACATCCAGATCTGGCTGAACGGCAAGGAACGCGTGGACTACACCGACGAGGCAAAGGAGTTCACCCCGGAAGGGTTTTTCGCTCTGCAGGTGCACTCGGGCAAGTCCTGCAAGGTGCGCTGGCGGAACATCCGGATCAAAGAACTCTGA
- a CDS encoding AAA family ATPase — MQFAVHPLRRAGIMSNDDKAAVEKLHATYGRMKDELGRVIVGQDAVVEQALMAIFCRGHALLVGVPGLAKTLLVSTLSRALHLGFKRIQFTPDLMPADITGTDVLEVDPETGRRGFRFVHGPIFSNLVLADEINRTPPKTQAALLEAMQEHHVTVGEHTLRLPEPFFVLATQNPIEQEGTYPLPEAQLDRFLFNILVDYPTEEEEREIIRRVTSPSDTTITPLMNAEEIIHLQQVVKRVPVGDHVIDFAAKLARGTRPKDSSAPDFVKEMVGWGAGPRAGISLISAAKAHAVLRGRFHATTGDVAAVATPVLRHRVITTFNAEAAGVTSDDVIKRLIKTLAPREELVV, encoded by the coding sequence ATGCAATTTGCCGTACACCCCCTGCGTAGAGCCGGGATCATGAGCAACGACGACAAAGCGGCAGTGGAGAAGCTTCATGCCACCTATGGGCGGATGAAGGATGAGCTGGGGCGCGTGATCGTCGGCCAGGACGCCGTCGTCGAACAGGCCCTCATGGCCATCTTCTGCCGTGGCCACGCGCTGCTCGTCGGTGTGCCAGGCTTGGCTAAAACCCTGCTCGTCTCCACGCTCTCCCGCGCGCTCCATCTCGGCTTCAAGCGCATCCAGTTCACGCCCGACCTCATGCCTGCGGATATCACCGGCACCGATGTGTTGGAGGTGGACCCGGAGACCGGCCGCCGCGGCTTCCGCTTCGTGCACGGGCCCATCTTCTCGAACCTCGTGCTCGCGGATGAGATCAACCGCACCCCGCCCAAGACCCAGGCAGCCCTGCTGGAGGCCATGCAGGAACATCACGTGACGGTGGGCGAGCACACCTTGCGTCTCCCCGAGCCCTTCTTCGTGCTGGCCACCCAGAATCCCATCGAGCAGGAGGGCACCTACCCGCTACCGGAAGCCCAGCTTGACCGCTTCCTTTTCAATATCCTCGTGGACTACCCCACCGAGGAGGAAGAACGCGAGATCATCCGCCGCGTCACCAGTCCTTCCGATACCACCATCACCCCGCTGATGAATGCGGAGGAGATCATCCATCTCCAGCAGGTGGTGAAGCGTGTTCCGGTCGGCGATCACGTCATCGACTTCGCGGCGAAGCTGGCCCGTGGCACCCGTCCCAAGGATTCCTCTGCCCCGGACTTCGTGAAGGAGATGGTCGGCTGGGGTGCCGGTCCGCGTGCCGGCATCAGCTTGATCTCCGCGGCCAAGGCCCATGCGGTTCTGCGAGGGCGCTTCCATGCCACCACCGGCGATGTCGCCGCCGTGGCCACCCCGGTGCTGCGACACCGCGTCATCACCACCTTCAATGCCGAGGCCGCGGGCGTGACCAGTGACGATGTCATCAAACGCCTCATCAAGACTCTCGCCCCGCGTGAGGAACTGGTCGTCTAA
- a CDS encoding LamG domain-containing protein, producing MNPSPALLAGLLGCAPLCVYAQSYSSAVLADGPLAFHGLGEAVPTDVAINQGTAGAALNGVHRFVQHHVTGAISAGGNPASFFQGSTVSNTLSSITTVPNNAALNPAANQPFTIEAWLRPTVEENIAVGQAPLSNRKTDGNRQGWVFFQRASTNDTSRQQGWNFRMYSGSGSGVSIDVTGGTYTTGDWSHVVLVWNGSTATLYVDGNGTTSSAGTYMPNNSTPMGFGAYSDPVGGNPFTGDIDEVAYYPSALTATQVQEHYQAGLDAIPAESYDSLVRGDGAIMQHRMDEYDAGRAVALNQGTIAPRGHGIHFPGVTHSVPGALAAGGDTAMRYDSIDKTSNDGGYPTVLPAKAEYNTANFTWEGWVKPSAEGRANAQCLLKNHNPGGTRTGWVLWQRGSSTAPAGHPGGYGWNLRLYTGVGNNATINLTTAAGSGAVPGSYTIGQWQHLAVTFNSATQTASFYINGVLAGSQVTSLGAYAPNPPETDIVPSIGGFSNGTENPFDGDIDEVAFYDKVLSASLISAHHANGINASPATPYATLIASDAPVGYFRMNEAAKAPSANLGTLGSAAAGTLVNSPAQTPGPSAPAYKGFEANNSASAFRGANTYVELGNPSGLNFAGPITLEAWVQPGFQINPSNVIIGHGGNDTFSGEIFLRIESGNYEVGGTGGKATATVPAEDLGTGAWVHLAGTWNAGTWTLYRNGSVLATGADATGPTTVANANWAIGARGRWKNGPGFPNSDAIAQRNFTGGITDAAIYNKALSEAQVRNHFLASIGPVPLTITKPGGVITLEWSNGVLQQSDNLGGWQDVPAAVSPYLPADGPRHFYRLRF from the coding sequence ATGAATCCAAGCCCTGCCCTCCTGGCCGGCCTCCTCGGCTGCGCCCCCCTCTGCGTCTACGCGCAGAGCTACTCCTCCGCCGTTCTCGCGGACGGTCCGCTCGCTTTTCATGGTCTCGGTGAAGCCGTGCCCACCGATGTGGCGATCAACCAAGGCACTGCGGGTGCCGCACTGAACGGCGTGCACCGCTTCGTGCAGCACCATGTGACAGGAGCCATCAGTGCGGGCGGCAACCCGGCCTCCTTCTTCCAAGGCAGCACGGTGAGCAACACGCTGTCCTCGATCACCACGGTCCCGAACAACGCGGCGCTGAACCCGGCGGCGAACCAACCCTTCACGATCGAAGCATGGCTGCGCCCGACGGTGGAAGAGAACATTGCGGTGGGCCAAGCACCGCTCTCCAACCGCAAGACCGACGGCAACCGCCAAGGCTGGGTCTTCTTCCAGCGCGCTTCGACCAACGACACGAGCCGCCAGCAAGGCTGGAACTTCCGGATGTATAGCGGATCGGGAAGCGGTGTTTCCATCGATGTGACGGGAGGCACCTATACCACGGGCGATTGGTCGCACGTGGTGCTGGTGTGGAACGGCAGCACGGCCACGCTGTATGTCGATGGCAACGGGACCACCTCCTCCGCGGGGACCTACATGCCGAACAACTCCACCCCGATGGGATTCGGAGCCTACTCCGACCCGGTCGGCGGAAACCCCTTCACCGGCGATATCGACGAAGTCGCCTACTATCCGTCCGCGCTCACCGCAACGCAGGTACAGGAACACTATCAAGCTGGCTTGGATGCGATCCCGGCGGAGTCGTATGACTCCCTGGTACGGGGTGACGGTGCGATTATGCAGCACCGGATGGACGAATACGATGCGGGCCGGGCGGTAGCTCTGAACCAAGGGACGATCGCGCCGCGCGGTCATGGCATTCACTTCCCGGGGGTGACCCATTCGGTGCCGGGCGCGCTGGCAGCGGGCGGCGATACCGCGATGCGCTACGACAGCATCGATAAGACCTCGAACGACGGCGGTTATCCGACCGTGCTGCCTGCCAAGGCGGAATACAACACCGCGAACTTCACCTGGGAAGGTTGGGTCAAGCCGAGCGCGGAGGGACGCGCCAACGCGCAATGCTTGTTGAAGAACCACAACCCGGGAGGAACCCGGACCGGCTGGGTGCTCTGGCAGCGCGGCTCATCCACGGCGCCCGCCGGTCATCCCGGTGGCTACGGCTGGAACCTGCGTCTCTACACGGGAGTCGGCAACAATGCGACGATCAACCTCACCACCGCAGCCGGTTCCGGCGCAGTACCGGGATCTTATACCATCGGCCAATGGCAGCACCTCGCGGTGACCTTCAACTCGGCCACCCAGACGGCGTCCTTCTACATCAACGGCGTCCTCGCCGGCAGCCAAGTGACCAGCTTGGGCGCTTACGCCCCCAATCCACCCGAGACCGACATCGTGCCGTCCATCGGCGGATTCTCGAACGGCACCGAGAACCCCTTCGACGGTGATATCGACGAGGTGGCTTTCTACGACAAGGTGCTGTCCGCTTCCCTGATCAGCGCCCACCATGCCAACGGGATCAACGCGTCCCCGGCGACTCCCTATGCCACGTTGATCGCCTCGGATGCGCCGGTAGGCTACTTCCGGATGAACGAGGCGGCCAAGGCACCCTCCGCCAACCTCGGCACACTGGGCTCTGCGGCAGCGGGCACGTTGGTAAACTCCCCCGCGCAGACCCCGGGCCCGAGTGCACCGGCTTACAAGGGCTTCGAGGCGAACAACAGTGCGAGCGCGTTCCGCGGCGCCAATACCTACGTGGAACTGGGCAACCCGAGCGGACTGAACTTCGCGGGTCCGATCACCTTGGAAGCGTGGGTGCAGCCGGGATTTCAGATTAACCCGTCTAACGTGATCATCGGTCACGGAGGCAATGACACCTTCTCCGGCGAGATATTCCTACGAATCGAGAGCGGCAACTACGAGGTGGGTGGCACCGGCGGGAAGGCGACTGCGACCGTGCCGGCAGAGGACCTCGGCACGGGTGCCTGGGTCCATCTCGCGGGCACATGGAATGCGGGGACCTGGACACTGTATCGCAATGGTAGCGTCCTAGCGACCGGAGCCGATGCGACGGGCCCGACGACGGTGGCAAATGCCAACTGGGCGATCGGTGCACGTGGGCGCTGGAAGAACGGCCCTGGCTTCCCCAACTCGGACGCCATTGCCCAACGGAACTTCACCGGCGGCATCACCGACGCCGCGATCTACAACAAGGCGCTGAGCGAAGCGCAGGTGCGGAATCACTTCCTCGCCAGCATCGGTCCCGTGCCCCTGACGATCACCAAGCCCGGCGGGGTGATCACCCTGGAGTGGTCGAACGGGGTTCTGCAGCAGTCCGATAACCTCGGCGGCTGGCAGGATGTCCCGGCGGCGGTATCCCCTTACCTGCCGGCAGACGGCCCACGACACTTCTACCGCCTGCGCTTCTAA